The genomic stretch GAATCGACGGCATCGGTACTGCATCTTGAGATTGCATAGCAACTGCAGAAGCTAACTCATTGTCTTTAATAATTGGATCTTCAAGCAACGCTGTATTTGGTGGAATTTCTTGTGTTAACTCAAAGCGTTTTTTTGCATTCTCATCGTTTGTGATATGGTCAATAAATTTTTCAGCCCATTCTTTATTAGTTGAGAATGATGTAACGTTCCAACCTTTTACACCCATAAACGTTTTAACTGGTTCACCGTTTGGTAACTTTGGCATTGGAGCGGCACCAATATCAATTCCCGCTGCTTTATAGCCTTGGAAAGACCATGGACCATTCATAACAGAAGCTACTTTACCTTCGTTAAATAGACCGTCTAATGCGCTACCACCGTTTTCTCCAATAATACCATTCGGTAACAGCTTGTCTTTGTACCAAGTGTTGATGTAGTCAACTGCTTCAACTGCTTCAGCATTGTTGACACCCAAGTCTTTTGTATCAAATGAACCGTCTTTTTCACCGAATACGTAACCACCGTAACCACTTAGGAAACCATGTGCAAAGTAATAGTTATCCAGTAGCGCTAAAAAGCCATACTTCCCGTCTTTTGTGAAGTCTTCTGAAAAGGCTTTAAGTTCGTCCATTGTTTTTGGAGCTTCTTTCATCAATGCTTTGTTATACACAAGTACTGGCGTTTCCGTTGCTTTTGGCAAACCGTAAAGCTTACCATCAAACGTCATTGCATCAATTGATGATTCACTAAAGCGAGATGTTGTCTCATCTGAAGTAGTTGTTAACTCTGCAAGCAACCCTTTCGTAACAGCTGGACCAATGTTATCATGAGGAATTGTTACAACGTCTGGAGCTGTTCCAGCAGGCCCGTCCAACGCTAGCTGCTCCTGAATTTTTGTTGTTTCTACTTCTTTATACTCAATTTTAATACCATGTTCTTTTTCAAAACTTTTAATTGCATAGTCTAGTGCTGGTCCTTTATCTTTATCTTCCCAAACAACTAGCTTTTCTGGTTTTTCTCCCCCACTCCCAGATCCTGGTGTCGTACTTGTTGCACCTTCTTCTGGACCACACGCTGCTAACATACCTACTGTTAGCGCTGAAGTCATCAAAACTGATAACGCTTTCTTCATTTTAACCCCTCCGTTGACCTATTCTGTTTGACTTGTGCAACCGTTTGTACAATCCCTAAAAATAGAACGCTTTCATTTTATGGTGAAAACGTTTGCACTATCTACAATCTCTATTATACTTATAATCAACCATTTGACAACTACTCTTTTTCAGATTCGTATGAAAAACCAAATTTTATTTTCGAGACAGAGCTTTATCACTATATTTTTTACATATAATATAAAAAAAGTAAGTTTTTCTCACACTTTATCTAGCCAACAATCACATTCGCTATACCTATTATGATTTTTGCTCGCCTTGTATTAGAAATTCAACTTGCTTAAGCGTTTATTCACAAAGTCATAATACCTGCTCAATCAGCTGTTTTTTAGATAAACAAATCAGAATCTAATTGCGGTCATATTGTTTTGAAAGAGCATATGTAACGTAGAACCAGCTGCTTTTGGAATATGTATAAAAATAAGAAATTGATTATTTACACTCCCCTCCTTATAAAAAGAAAAGCTGCCTTTTTAGACAGCTTTCTTTTGTTTATTGATTTATATGAAGACGTGTACTACTTTAATCCTTGGTTTGTCGATGAAATGTCAGAATATCTAAAAGCGATTTCTCAAGCGAATAGTTTGGTTTCCAGCCTATAAGTTGAAGCGGTGACGTATCTGGTATTAAGAAAGGTTCACTGTTTGCTGTATCACTTGTAATCTGAAAATCTACGTGAGCAAACGTTCTCAGCATAGAGGCAACTTCTTTTAATGAATAGCAGGCAGAGGCGGCGATTTCATAAACTTCCTTACTTTGACCAAATAAGAATAAATGTTCATATGCTGCAACAGCGTCTCTCACGTCAATAAAATTGCGCCTGGCTTCTAAATTATTAATGTGAAGTTCTTTTTTTTCATTGTCTTTTTCCATACCAGCAATTTTTTTAGCGAAAATCGAACAAACACCGTTGGAATGCCCAGGTCCAATTAAGTTTGAAGGCTTTGCAATAACCACATCGAGATTATAGAGTTTTGCCCATGCCTCTGAAACTAAAATCTGCACCGTTTTTGAAAAGCTATATGGATGAGTAAGTGTTGAACTGTCAGAAGGATTATACTGGAGTGCAGATCCCGCTACTACAATGCGAGCAGCCGGCACTTTTTTTCTCATTCCTTCTAATAGATGCAGCGTTCCAATTACATTGCTGTTAACGTAAGACAAAGGCTGTTCCCATGAGCTCCCCACATGATTTTGACCAGCAAGATGAAGAATATAATGAGGATTTGTATCTTCAACGAGCTTTGTTACCTGAGATTCCTTTTCTAAATCACAGCTAACTACACGTACACCTTCACAAGGTACTTTCTTACGCATTGCAGCCGTTACTTCATAGCCTTTTTGCATAAAATGCGTTACGGCATGCTGTCCTGTAAAGCCGTTTGCTCCCGTAATAAGGATTCGCTTTCTCATTGCTTTTGCATCCAATCTTTCATCTCTTCTAGCATGACTCGGTAAGTAGGCGGCGTGTAAATATAGTCTGTTCGCGTATTTTTAATCGTCCGATCCAGTACAAATGCTTCATCTGCTTCAATCGTAACATCATCTTTTTGAAATACTTCTTTCATA from Bacillus sp. 1780r2a1 encodes the following:
- a CDS encoding extracellular solute-binding protein gives rise to the protein MKKALSVLMTSALTVGMLAACGPEEGATSTTPGSGSGGEKPEKLVVWEDKDKGPALDYAIKSFEKEHGIKIEYKEVETTKIQEQLALDGPAGTAPDVVTIPHDNIGPAVTKGLLAELTTTSDETTSRFSESSIDAMTFDGKLYGLPKATETPVLVYNKALMKEAPKTMDELKAFSEDFTKDGKYGFLALLDNYYFAHGFLSGYGGYVFGEKDGSFDTKDLGVNNAEAVEAVDYINTWYKDKLLPNGIIGENGGSALDGLFNEGKVASVMNGPWSFQGYKAAGIDIGAAPMPKLPNGEPVKTFMGVKGWNVTSFSTNKEWAEKFIDHITNDENAKKRFELTQEIPPNTALLEDPIIKDNELASAVAMQSQDAVPMPSIPEMSEVWPPMQSAVQTVITGKADSKKALDEARKTIEENIKANHSGK
- a CDS encoding NAD-dependent epimerase/dehydratase family protein; the encoded protein is MRKRILITGANGFTGQHAVTHFMQKGYEVTAAMRKKVPCEGVRVVSCDLEKESQVTKLVEDTNPHYILHLAGQNHVGSSWEQPLSYVNSNVIGTLHLLEGMRKKVPAARIVVAGSALQYNPSDSSTLTHPYSFSKTVQILVSEAWAKLYNLDVVIAKPSNLIGPGHSNGVCSIFAKKIAGMEKDNEKKELHINNLEARRNFIDVRDAVAAYEHLFLFGQSKEVYEIAASACYSLKEVASMLRTFAHVDFQITSDTANSEPFLIPDTSPLQLIGWKPNYSLEKSLLDILTFHRQTKD